Proteins from a single region of Haloterrigena alkaliphila:
- a CDS encoding pyridoxal phosphate-dependent aminotransferase produces the protein MEFELSDRVQTVPPSGIRRFFEIAEERDDVISLGVGEPDFATPWAARDAAITSLEKGKTSYTANRGKRELREAIADYVADRFDLGYDPDEEIIVTAGASEAVDLAFRAFVNPGDTVAIAQPSYISYEPGVIFAGGEVLPVPTREEDEFRLTVEGLEEAGADEADVLVLCYPNNPTGAIMPAEDLEPIAEFAREHDLMVLSDEIYAELTYEGEHTSIATFEGMRERTIVFNGFSKAHAMTGLRLGYALGPAEAIGAMNKIHQYTMLSAPTTAQYAALEALDSCENDVREMVSQYDRRRQFVLSRFREIGMDVFEAKGAFYCFPEVPEGFTAEEFAEDVLREQGVAVVPGDVFGDVGEGHLRVSYATGLEDLREALARLEAFVEDHA, from the coding sequence ATGGAGTTCGAACTCTCAGATCGCGTGCAGACGGTGCCGCCGTCTGGCATCCGGCGATTCTTCGAGATCGCCGAGGAGCGCGACGACGTTATCTCGCTGGGCGTCGGCGAACCGGACTTCGCGACGCCGTGGGCGGCCCGCGACGCCGCGATCACGTCCCTCGAGAAGGGGAAGACCTCTTACACAGCGAACCGGGGCAAGCGCGAACTCCGCGAGGCAATCGCCGACTACGTCGCCGACCGGTTCGACCTGGGCTACGACCCCGACGAGGAGATCATCGTCACCGCCGGCGCGAGCGAGGCGGTCGATCTGGCCTTCCGCGCGTTCGTGAACCCCGGCGACACGGTCGCCATCGCCCAGCCGTCGTACATCTCCTACGAACCGGGCGTGATCTTCGCCGGCGGCGAGGTGTTGCCGGTGCCGACGAGGGAGGAAGACGAGTTCCGACTCACCGTCGAAGGGCTCGAGGAAGCGGGCGCCGACGAGGCCGACGTACTCGTCCTCTGTTACCCGAACAACCCCACGGGGGCGATCATGCCCGCCGAGGACCTCGAGCCGATCGCCGAATTCGCCCGCGAACACGACCTGATGGTCCTCTCCGACGAGATCTACGCCGAGTTGACCTACGAGGGCGAACACACCTCGATCGCGACGTTCGAGGGCATGCGCGAGCGCACCATCGTCTTCAACGGGTTCTCGAAGGCCCACGCGATGACCGGCCTCCGGCTGGGCTACGCGCTCGGCCCGGCCGAGGCCATCGGCGCGATGAACAAGATCCACCAGTACACGATGCTCTCGGCGCCGACGACCGCCCAGTACGCCGCGCTCGAGGCCCTCGATTCCTGCGAGAACGACGTTCGGGAGATGGTGAGTCAGTACGACCGGCGCCGCCAGTTCGTCCTCTCGCGATTCCGCGAGATCGGGATGGACGTCTTCGAGGCCAAGGGCGCGTTCTACTGCTTCCCCGAGGTTCCCGAGGGCTTCACCGCCGAGGAGTTCGCCGAGGACGTCCTCCGCGAGCAGGGCGTCGCCGTCGTCCCCGGCGACGTCTTCGGCGACGTCGGCGAGGGCCACCTCCGGGTCTCCTACGCGACCGGCCTCGAGGACCTCCGCGAGGCGCTGGCCCGACTCGAGGCGTTCGTCGAGGACCACGCCTGA
- a CDS encoding Lrp/AsnC family transcriptional regulator, whose translation MSEREVLELLRENARYSTADIARMTDLEEGEVEAAIEELEAAGVVRGYQAVVDWDELEDERVRAEVELNVHLDRETGYGDIAERLARFPQVKALRLVSGDYDFDMEVEGDSIREVSQFISEKVAPVPEITQTVTHYVMTSYKENGIELGDGEDDERLSFSP comes from the coding sequence ATGAGCGAACGCGAGGTGCTCGAGTTGCTTCGTGAGAACGCGCGGTACTCGACCGCGGATATCGCGCGAATGACCGACCTCGAGGAAGGCGAGGTCGAGGCAGCCATCGAGGAACTCGAGGCAGCGGGCGTGGTTCGGGGCTACCAGGCCGTCGTCGACTGGGACGAACTCGAGGACGAGCGCGTCCGCGCCGAGGTCGAGTTGAACGTCCACCTCGACCGCGAGACGGGCTACGGCGACATCGCCGAGCGCCTCGCACGGTTTCCGCAGGTCAAAGCCCTGCGCCTGGTCAGCGGCGACTACGACTTCGACATGGAGGTCGAGGGCGACTCCATCCGCGAGGTCTCGCAGTTCATCAGCGAGAAGGTCGCGCCCGTCCCCGAGATCACACAGACGGTCACCCACTACGTGATGACCTCCTACAAGGAGAACGGGATCGAACTCGGCGACGGCGAAGACGACGAACGGCTCTCGTTCTCACCGTGA